One genomic region from Streptomyces sp. NBC_01304 encodes:
- a CDS encoding DUF3592 domain-containing protein, with amino-acid sequence MDFMFVVIPLFIMGVAILIGVKTVMRALQLRSAWRSGLTAEARCLRFYTTTRRNDNHVTTTRHHVFEFMTRDGRQIRFEEENGPGTIIEGDIVPVHYTAEHPERATARPPSPVGNLAGTAGTLAFVAVMIAFCVFFMTTAGSGPDF; translated from the coding sequence ATGGACTTCATGTTTGTCGTCATACCGCTGTTCATCATGGGTGTGGCGATCCTGATCGGCGTCAAGACCGTCATGCGCGCCCTGCAGCTGAGGAGCGCGTGGCGCAGCGGGCTCACCGCCGAGGCGCGCTGTCTGCGCTTCTACACGACCACGCGGCGCAACGACAACCACGTCACCACGACGCGGCACCACGTCTTCGAGTTCATGACGAGGGACGGCCGGCAGATCCGCTTCGAGGAGGAGAACGGCCCCGGCACGATCATCGAGGGCGACATCGTGCCCGTGCACTACACGGCCGAACACCCCGAGCGCGCCACGGCCCGGCCGCCGAGCCCGGTGGGCAACCTCGCGGGCACCGCGGGGACGCTGGCCTTCGTGGCCGTCATGATCGCGTTCTGCGTCTTCTTCATGACGACGGCCGGCTCCGGCCCCGACTTCTGA